ATACCGTTTCCAAAAAGTAAGTTAAATATTTTACTTTTTGGAAACGGTATTTGTTGTTTATTGGCAAGTGCTTACGCACTTGCTGTTTATAGCATTTACAAAAATCCTTTTTGTAAATGCTATAAATCTCGGGTTGTTAGTTTACAACGCGATGAGGGATTTAACAACCATACTTAGTTTTATTCGAGTAATCGCAACTACTTAAGTTTTTATGGAGATACCTTCGGTGGAAGTAGTAATTGCGGTGGGCTCAAATCTAGGTGATCGGCTTAGCAATATTTATGAGGCTAAGAAGAGAGTTGAGGCTAGGCTGGGTAAAATAGTTGCGTGTTCGAGTATTTGGCAGACGGAGCCTGTGGTGGCAAGTGGTCGGGATTCCAATGAAGAGCCTGTTTATTTGAATTTGGTAATGGTTGTTGAAACGCGGATGCAGATTTATCGAGTGCTCGATCTCTTACTAGAGATTGAGATAGAACTAGGCAGAAATCGAGATAAGCAGATTTTAAAGTGGGCTTCGCGCACGATTGATCTAGATATTATAGCTTGTGGCGATCTGACGATTAGTTCGGAACGGCTCACTATACCGCATTTGGAAATGCACAAGAGACTTTTTGTTTTAGGGCCGATGATGGAAATCCGTCCTATGTGGCGTCATCCAGTATTGGGAAAAACCGTTGAGGAGCTACGTCGCAGCTTGCCCTGAAATCGCGGCCTTAGGGGAACACTTAGCTGGATGCTCGCGAAGGCAAAACAGCCTTTAGCATTCGGCATAACTGATGTGATTGCTCGCAGGAGAGTAGGAGAGACGCGATAAAATAAGTGGCCATGCCGAGCGGAATTCCCAGCGCTAACATTAGCCAGGGCGCGCAATTAAGCGATGCAATCGGCTTAATCACTAGGCACATAGCGGTGGATGCAAGTAGGGATTTTAAAACTGGCACTGAGATGGTTTTTAGTGAAGCATTGGGAACAATTACATGCCGAAAGGCTAAGAGCGTAAAAAATGAAATAAAGGCTCCTAAGCTGCCAGCAAGGGCTAGCCCAACATGCCCGAAATTAAAGATTGCGAACTTGTTTTGCAAGAACGCCAGATAGCTTGCAAACTGTGAATCAGGCACTATCACAGAAGGCCCCATTAGC
This portion of the Deltaproteobacteria bacterium genome encodes:
- the folK gene encoding 2-amino-4-hydroxy-6-hydroxymethyldihydropteridine diphosphokinase, producing the protein MEVVIAVGSNLGDRLSNIYEAKKRVEARLGKIVACSSIWQTEPVVASGRDSNEEPVYLNLVMVVETRMQIYRVLDLLLEIEIELGRNRDKQILKWASRTIDLDIIACGDLTISSERLTIPHLEMHKRLFVLGPMMEIRPMWRHPVLGKTVEELRRSLP